The window TTAGCCGTCTTTGGCTCCTTGCCCGCCGTGGATCGCTCGTCGAGGACCCCGTTGTCTTTGTGACTCGGGATCGCGTTAGCCTGGTCATCTTCCTGGTGTCAATCGCGGTATTGGTCGCCGCAACCTAGTTGCGAGATTTATCATGCGAAGTGTCGCGAAACTACTGACTAGATCACAAGATACCGAATGGGTGGCAAGGGTTTAATCGATCGAAGAGATTTCTACGCCTTAGGGGTGGCGGGAATTCTTTGCGCGGTAATTTCCTGGGCCTGTTCTGAAGCCGTGTTTTCGAGTGTGATTACCTTGAATCAAACCGATCCCTCAAGCGAACAAGAGCCTCGTCCGTATTCGGAACTCATCCGACAAGGTAACATTTGGTTTGATGGCGATCCCTTAATCGTTTACTCGCAGATGACCGAGTTGTGGTCGGGGGCTCATGCTCTACGAGGCCAGCGTCATCCTCTTTTCTCACTTTTTACGACTCCTCTGGTCATAGCTATCCACGACCTAACTCACGTACCGTTTTCGATAATCATCAGGGTTTTACTCGCGATTTGGGCAGCCGCTGGTGGCAGTTTGTTCTTTCTGATTTGCCGCCAAATTACAGGGCGACTTTTAGAAGCATCTGTCTGGACTCTGCTTTTTGCGAGCAGTTCTGGATTTGTGTTTTGGAGTGGCATTCCCGAATCGTTTCCCTTTGGAATGGTGACTATTCTATTGCCGTTCGCAATGTTGGCGTACCTGAGCAGGTTGCGGCATTCAGAGATGCAGTTCACCTTGGCGACGTTCCTGTCACTTGTGGTCACAGTAACAAACGTGATGAGCGGTTTTATTTGCACGCTACTTGCTTTTCGTCCTAAGCAGAGCCTGGGAATCTTCAAGACAGTGGTTTGTCTCGTCGTCTATGGACTCTTCTTGCAGGCGTTTCTGTTGCCCCAGACTCAAAGAGTAAATTGGCTGCAGCTGAACGTGAGTAAGCAGTTGCGTTGGGGCAATGCACCGGAGTCGGGCGGTGCTTTTATGAAAGCAAGAGACGTTCTCGTTTGCGGGCAATTAATACCCGACGTCGCACAACGTGCAGTTCCCATTACAGCGGATAATGTAATGGCTGGACTTACGGTCCAAGCGGAGCCTTTCACGTAAGTCGGACAATTTGGTGTCGTATTGTGGTTGTTGCTTTTGATGCTCGGGGTTTATGCGGGTGGGCGAGTTGCATGGAGAGGTGACCACTTGTTTTTCGCGATTGCTTTTGTGGCAGCTGGCCAACTGGGACTTTATCTGCTCTATGGACAAGAAACATTTCTATACGCCGCACACTACGGGCCTGTGTTCACGTTGCTTTCAGCGTTCGTTGGTCGGACTCAGTTTCGTACCATCGCGACTTGCTTGGCGGTGATGTTATTGTTTAATCAAATTGCGCACAATTCGGCGGAATTTAATTGGAGCAGACAATTTCTCAATCACAGTGTAGTCAACAATCAACTTGTTATCTTGCATGATGTAAATCACAATTGATTAATCGAGATTGCAGGCGTGAAGGAAAAGTGTATCGCAGCGTTCGTTAAGGCGCCCTTGTGAAGTGATCCCTGTACCGAGCGCCTGACATGCCATCTTCACTAGCTAGACGGTTAGTGAAATGGCGGAACGACAAAGAAACTTCAGGACTTCGAAAGGGGAGAAGATGTCGTTGGAGGTAAACACTCTAAAAAAAATGCTTCATGAGGAAATAGACCAACTTGAAGACATGGCTGTCAGAAGAAGGTTACAGTATCTCATGGTTTGTTCCCCACCTGAAAAGCGAGAACAGCTTGCAGCAAGCTTTGTGGAAGTTGTTTCCAATTATTTAAAGGAGAATGGAATACAGAATCCTCCGATTCTTGATCAGGCTGAAGAAGATCGTGTGACCGTTCACTTCGAGGAGCTGAAAGAGGATGGTATTACCAGACTTGGGCCTCTTCTTTCTCCTCAACAGGCATCAGAGATTCGGGGCCATTTAGCCCATTGCCCTGTGTTTGGTGGTGGAACAGTAAACTCCGGAACGAAAACAGGATGGGAGCCCATCTCGGAGGCTAAAAAAAAACATGCGCAGTGTTCCTACAAGCTCAATGACTTGGTCGAAGCTCCTCACCTTCTCGAAATGATGTCATCTCCCGTTATGATTCGCCTCGCAACGAGGTATCTTGGCGCACCTCCTACGATTTTTTCCCCGAACCTATTTTGGTCCTTCTCTCATTCCAAAAAAGCCTCTGCGGGTCAGGTGATACACCGGGACTGGGATGGTTTTCGTCACCTTGCTCTTTTTGTCTACCTCGTCGATGTCGATAAAGAGAACGGAGCCCATCAGTATTTAAAGAAGAGCCACGCCCTGGATTCCATTAATGAACTCTTGTTGAGAGAAGAAGGTAAAAGCGAGTTGCCTTCAAAAAGCGATCTCTTTTATTATCATTTTGATGATCCATGCCCCGGCAATGAGCGGCTTTTGTCTCTCTTTTCAGAGGAGGAGGTTTCTCTGAGCGGTGTTGCTGGTGAGGCCTTTCTCGTCGATCCCTTTGGTCTCCACCGAGGTCATCCTCTGATCAAAGGCGAGCGTTTGCTCTTTTGGGCCCGATACAGTTTTTACCACAACGGAAATGCCGTCGATATTTCGAGATCCCTGATTCCGATGGAGTCCGTCCGTCAACGGATACCGAACGACCGCCTGCACAAGTACATGCTTCGAACCTTTATCGAGTCCGAATTTAGCGTGCTTTCAGAATCCGAATTACATTTGCCATCGTTCTTGTTAATGGATCCACCTCTAAGGTTTCATCAACCTAGAGAATCGGGAATGTTTGACCTTCTTCGTAAGTTGCTTTCCTGGAAATAAAACAGAGTCTGTTGGTTCAGACGACGACGGCAACATCGAAGTGGTGGACGGTGGAGTCATTTCGATAACGCTTGTCAAGTCAATTTATTGAAGGATAAGGCTCTGCTGGCAGATCGCCTCGAAAGGAATGTGCCTGCAAAAAGTTCTACACGCGATCTGACTTAGGGTTGGAGACTGGCCATTTTTATTCACGACCTGGGTTCTTGTAACCATCTTCCCCAAAGTTCTCGACGTTGTCGATTCAAGAACGAAGTAATAGGCAAGCAGAATTATTATGCCAATCAAGAATCCAGGTGTTTCGTCAAGAAAGGAAGCCCCTCTTTCGCCGCCAATGACCAAAATGACGACGCGAACACGAAAGGAACAATAGTTTGGGCAACATAGTCGATGGGTAAGTTTCTGAATCACGCTCTTCGACTGGCCGGCAGGATGGACAGTTGAGCGTCCAATGAGTGCGATACGGTTGTGGAGGCGTACGGATTTTCTGGAGTATCGATGTGGTTCTTTCGGGACTCTATGCGCCTCAGTTCTTCTGTTGGGTATTCACTTTTGATTTCGCGATGATCAGATACCGGCATACCAGGACCACCCGTTTTGGATGGATCCGCTCTCACCGCCGTCATTAAATTTATCCGTAACGACGATGCCTTTCAGATATTTCATGCTTTTGTATCCCAATTGCCGCTCAATTCTAATGCGCAGCGGGGCCCCGTGAGGGATGGATAGATCTCGGCCATTCATCCCGTATGCGAGAATGCTTTGGGGGTGCATCACATCAAGCATGTCGAGGCTGTCGACCCAGCCATCATACGAATAGAGAGTAACGAAGCGGGCTGTAGGGAGCAGACCTGCCGCATTCAGGACACGACTTAGGGGCACGCCTGTCCATTCCGCAATGGCGGACCAGCCCTCTTCGCACGTGTGCCTTGTAATCTGCGTCTGGGAGGGGAATTGTTTCAGGGCGGCCAACGAAAAAGAGCCGGGGCGACTGACTAGGCCTTCGACCGATAGGCTCCAGTCGGAAAAATAGTTGCGCTGTAATTGGCCGTAGATTTCACTCGGATTGGGTCGGTTGCTATCTGCCGGATTTGTGGTGCCAATGGCAGGAAACGAAGTGATGTCGTCGTGACTGTATTCCTTGACCAGTGACTGACCAGGTAGCAGAGTTCGGTGTGCGGCATAAGTGAGATTGTCACCCATCCGTAGAATGTTTCCGTAGGTCGGTGGTAGCTCTTTTGAGCAACCGGGGAGGTAGAGTCCGCCAACGGAGGCCAGTCCTGTAACGAGTGCTTTGCGACGTGTGTGTTGTTTCATTTCGACGCTTTTTTCCCCAAGGTCATTGCGAGCATCTGGCGTTTAAATCCTGACCTGCTGACCATTACCACATGCACGAGTAGAAACATGAAGAGAAAGATGGAATCAAAAAAATGAATTGTGCGGGCAGACTGGAATCCGCCAAACATGCCTGACAGGAAAGGGAAAGGAGCCGTAATCGCCGGTGACATTGCGAGCCCCGTAAGCACCATTAACGGGAAGGCAACGAAGATGACGACACAATACGCGAGCTTCTGTAGTAGCCCGTATTGAGGTCCACCCGTGGCAGGACGAATCTTCAATTGCAGATGGCGTTTTAAATCCTGCAGAAATAACGGCGGAGTAAACTCGCCTTGTCGGGGAACGAGATATCGCCAGAAATACCCAGTGAACATACCGGTCAGGACATAAATCCCACCGGCAATGAACAGGAACCAAGCGGCCAAGAAATGCAAGCTGCGCCCCCAGTTGTTCTGATTGTAGATATCGTAGGTGCGACTCGAGCTGATGGGCGGGGCTTGACCGCCGAAAAAACTTTCGCTGCCCTTCCAGCCGCCATGCTGATGGTTGCGGCTTATGGGGATCTCAAACAGTGCCGGTGTCAATTCGTTTCCGCTCTCGCCCCAATAGAGACGTGGGTGACACATGAGAATTACGAAACCCGATACTGCTAATGTCAGAAAACTTGTAGCAACGATCCAGTGTGAGATTTTGACCCACGGTTTGTGTCGTACTTCCGAGTCAGCTGAGCTATGAGTGCGCATCGGTTTGAAGAGGCGTTTGTTTCTTAAGAGTTGTTGCTAAAGCCGCGGTTCCATCATGTCGTTTTATATCCGCTACTCTTTTGGCGAAATCAACTACGCCTTGTGTAGCAGATGCCGCAGTCGGTTGTCTACCGAATTCTGAGTGGAAGAACAGAGGAAGTTGAGGCAAGGACTCAGGTTTGCAGCATGGGATGCGTGATGAGTCGTTGTACAATTAACGCTTGAAGATATCCATCTCGTTGAAGAAAAAGGACAATTCACGGGGTAATTTATGCGGTGATCTCGCACAACGTGACAGAAGGCCAGTTTGTTAAGTTGCAACTTATAAGGCGGGAGGCTTTGAGTGTGTCTACCAGGAATCTGCGGAGAGCATTGAGGGAGATAACTGGCATCCCAGATGCGTAGCGAACCAAGGAACTTTTTCGTACTTG is drawn from Pirellulaceae bacterium and contains these coding sequences:
- a CDS encoding molybdopterin-dependent oxidoreductase, which encodes MKQHTRRKALVTGLASVGGLYLPGCSKELPPTYGNILRMGDNLTYAAHRTLLPGQSLVKEYSHDDITSFPAIGTTNPADSNRPNPSEIYGQLQRNYFSDWSLSVEGLVSRPGSFSLAALKQFPSQTQITRHTCEEGWSAIAEWTGVPLSRVLNAAGLLPTARFVTLYSYDGWVDSLDMLDVMHPQSILAYGMNGRDLSIPHGAPLRIRIERQLGYKSMKYLKGIVVTDKFNDGGESGSIQNGWSWYAGI
- a CDS encoding cytochrome b/b6 domain-containing protein, coding for MRTHSSADSEVRHKPWVKISHWIVATSFLTLAVSGFVILMCHPRLYWGESGNELTPALFEIPISRNHQHGGWKGSESFFGGQAPPISSSRTYDIYNQNNWGRSLHFLAAWFLFIAGGIYVLTGMFTGYFWRYLVPRQGEFTPPLFLQDLKRHLQLKIRPATGGPQYGLLQKLAYCVVIFVAFPLMVLTGLAMSPAITAPFPFLSGMFGGFQSARTIHFFDSIFLFMFLLVHVVMVSRSGFKRQMLAMTLGKKASK